From a region of the Syngnathus typhle isolate RoL2023-S1 ecotype Sweden linkage group LG12, RoL_Styp_1.0, whole genome shotgun sequence genome:
- the pigo gene encoding GPI ethanolamine phosphate transferase 3 produces the protein MTITRMKGLRVISLLLWVCAVYFVGIYLFVGGFLLVRLEVNRTSTCGDVLEPRGESKDFCGAKPRFRRAVLIIIDALRIDFTHFDPNNTSPQPFENKIRVIDEITSSKPAQCRLYPFRADPPTTTMQRIKGLTTGSLPTFVDIGNNFASTAITDDNLIHQFGQIGKRVVFMGDDTWESLFPKKFHRSLPFHSFNTHDLNTVDDGILQNLYKTLVGDEWDVVVAHFLGVDHCGHRFGPDHPRMADKLIQMDGVIRSVIDHLENDTLLVVMGDHGMTDTGDHGGESQKETEAALFLYSSAPLFPGPPSQDEPDVVPQIDLVPTLALLLGAPIPYSSVGQVLLPLFPSVGPAQGAVAGPTQLEALWINAKQVSRFLMTYSAIAKDIPTEILTLLKDQFENLSSEYLAFVREGRSSSRELSAALRAYLTSVQDVCRATWARFNWLKMGAGLIILALASLMCFTVSEMSSVLVRENHLRLRTPVAVALLVGFCVAAGQLLSLGYVELTWCTAATAFTSELFFLAWAHQFKKSAAFKNEAKAPKSARWRNSSYLLSPPMVVTLLHFASLFSNSYVVKEGQVITFLAFSLALSVPLRLNWDGLLLPANQDPSKHVLQLPSPPSTVRKESGTLLAFFALLVGSLYFSVFFHGCREEQRDCQPSPFLSSLARVKDNQVKNLLYIFSVFSLAVWTYLLRRCLRHYGNLNSSGGTVFTARWILPLLSVCLGLYWAVSASPEDGFKNLAELIKLAQLIIPRAAYFLLGLGLILIWLDPLTVFVKHRPASVPKNTSVPRYRASTGISPQAELRHLIPQIYQRMRRSLDDGEPGGIVEADNRPAVEAYGLGTVYSAPLLLFCGLLGLGLLQLHPEGMALSFLLLLLEMGALLHIHASSTSLRDLHGVNSGGFNVPWTPVVLWSLAATQFFHATGHLPAFPALQWGAAFVGFPDGHTGTLLPATLVTLNTFASHILFAVGCPLLLFWPLVCEVRGSRSAKASGEGGEEAVMEMRLREKPQLFSLALLQLSTRYLFILGLEVFASMCAAAILRRHLMVWGIFAPKFMFSASGFLVSCVCLLLGVSLVLRVDVAVGRWFERLVPEGSR, from the exons ATGACGATCACAAG GATGAAAGGGCTCCGGGTGATCTCCTTGCTCCTCTGGGTGTGCGCGGTGTATTTTGTGGGAATTTACCTTTTTGTGGGTGGATTCCTTCTGGTTCGATTGGAGGTGAACCGTACCAGCACCTGCGGAGACGTACTCGAGCCAAGGGGAGAATCGAAAGACTTTTGCGGGGCAAAGCCACGTTTCCGCAGGGCTGTCCTCATCATCATCGACGCCCTCAGGATCGACTTTACACACTTTGACCCCAACAACACGTCGCCACAACCTTTTGAAAACAAGATCCGTGTGATTGACGAGATAACATCATCCAAGCCTGCCCAGTGTCGCTTGTACCCCTTTCGTGCAGACCCACCTACGACCACCATGCAGAGGATAAAGGGATTGACTACTGGGTCTTTGCCCACTTTTGTAGATATTGGTAATAACTTTGCATCAACGGCCATCACGGATGACAACCTTATCCACCAGTTTGGTCAAATAG GCAAACGCGTGGTGTTCATGGGCGACGACACTTGGGagagtcttttcccaaagaagttCCACCGTTCTCTTCCCTTCCATTCATTTAACACGCACGACCTGAACACCGTGGACGACGGCATCCTCCAGAATCTCTACAAAACTC TGGTTGGCGACGAATGGGATGTAGTGGTTGCTCATTTCCTCGGGGTGGACCACTGTGGTCACAGGTTTGGTCCTGATCACCCGAGGATGGCAGACAAGCTcatccagatggatggagtcatcAG GTCTGTGATCGACCACTTGGAGAATGACACGCTTTTGGTGGTGATGGGAGATCATGGAATGACAGACACTGGTGATCATGGAGGAGAAAGTCAGAAGGAGACTGAAGCGGCCCTCTTCCTCTATAGTTCTGCCCCACTCTTTCCTGGACCCCCATCGCAG GATGAACCAGATGTGGTGCCCCAGATCGACCTGGTTCCCACTCTGGCTCTGCTTCTTGGAGCACCCATCCCATATAGCAGTGTGGGCCAAGTTCTCCTGCCTTTGTTTCCTTCGGTCGGCCCTGCACAAGGTGCAGTTGCAGGTCCCACCCAGTTGGAGGCGCTGTGGATCAACGCAAAACAG GTGAGCCGTTTCCTGATGACCTACTCCGCCATTGCCAAAGACATCCCGACGGAGATTCTGACTCTGCTTAAGGATCAATTTGAAAACCTCTCGTCCGAGTATCTCGCATTTGTCAGAGAGGGCCGCTCATCCTCCCGTGAGCTGTCGGCGGCACTGCGGGCCTACCTCACCTCCGTCCAAGACGTGTGCCGAGCCACCTGGGCTCGCTTCAACTGGCTCAAAATGGGCGCCGGTCTAATCATCTTGGCACTTGCCAGCCTGATGTGTTTCACCGTGTCCGAAATGTCATCCGTGCTCGTCAGAGAGAATCACTTGCGACTGAGGACACCTGTTGCGGTCGCTCTGCTTGTCGGGTTCTGCGTGGCTGCTGGTCAGCTGCTCTCATTGGGTTACGTGGAGTTAACGTGGTGCACGGCCGCCACCGCCTTCACCTCGGAGCTCTTCTTCCTGGCCTGGGCCCATCAATTCAAAAAATCTGCCGCCTTTAAAAATGAAGCTAAAGCTCCCAAGAGCGCAAGATGGAGGAACTCAAGTTATCTTCTTTCCCCACCCATGGTGGTGACACTCCTTCACTTTGCCTCTTTGTTCTCCAATAGCTACGTGGTCAAAGAAGGTCAGGTCATAACCTTTTTGGCTTTCTCCTTGGCTCTCAGTGTTCCCCTCCGTCTCAATTGGGATGGCCTCCTCCTGCCCGCTAACCAAGATCCCTCCAAGCACGTTTTGCAGCTACCCTCGCCGCCTTCGACGGTGCGAAAAGAAAGCGGGACACTCTTAGCCTTCTTCGCGCTCCTCGTGGGAAGTCTCTACTTCTCCGTCTTCTTCCACGGTTGTCGAGAGGAGCAGCGCGACTGCCAGCCGTCCCCTTTCCTTTCCTCCCTCGCTCGAGTGAAGGACAATCAAGTGAAGAACCTTCTCTACATCTTCTCAGTTTTCTCCCTCGCCGTGTGGACGTATCTGTTGAGGAGATGTCTCCGCCACTACGGGAACCTCAACTCCTCGGGCGGAACGGTATTCACGGCCCGCTGGATCCTACCCCTGCTTTCTGTGTGTCTGGGCCTCTACTGGGCCGTTAGCGCCTCACCGGAGGACGGTTTCAAGAACTTAGCCGAGCTCATCAAACTGGCCCAGCTGATTATCCCCAGAGCCGCCTATTTCCTCCTGGGACTGGGCCTTATCCTGATCTGGCTGGACCCCCTAACCGTGTTTGTGAAACACAGGCCCGCAAGCGTGCCGAAAAATACGTCCGTGCCGCGCTACCGAGCCAGCACCGGTATCAGCCCGCAAGCCGAGCTTCGCCACCTCATCCCGCAAATCTACCAACGCATGCGCCGCTCGCTCGACGACGGAGAGCCGGGCGGAATCGTCGAGGCGGACAACAGACCTGCCGTGGAGGCCTATGGTCTCGGGACGGTCTACTCCGCCCCGCTGCTTCTGTTCTGTGGGCTGCTGGGATTGGGTTTGCTTCAGTTGCACCCGGAAGGCATGGCTCTGTCTTTCCTGCTGCTACTTTTGGAAATGGGGGCTCTGCTGCACATTCATGCCTCCTCAACAAGCCTCCGCGACCTGCACGGAGTCAATTCTG GTGGCTTCAATGTGCCCTGGACTCCTGTCGTGCTGTGGTCCCTGGCCGCCACCCAGTTCTTCCACGCGACAGGTCACCTGCCCGCCTTCCCCGCCCTTCAATGGGGAGCAGCTTTTGTGGGATTCCCAGATGGGCACACGGGCACCTTACTGCCGGCCACATTGGTTACTCTCAACACCTTCGCTTCACACATCCTGTTTGCAg TGGGATGTCCGTTGCTTCTGTTTTGGCCCCTGGTATGCGAGGTCAGAGGAAGCAGGTCGGCAAAAGCCAGTGGTGAAGGAGGAGAGGAGGCGGTGATGGAGATGAGACTGAGAGAGAAGCCTCAACTTTTTAGCTTGGCTCTCCTGCAACTCTCCACACGCTACCTTTTTATTCTCGGACTGGAG GTCTTTGCTTCAATGTGTGCCGCTGCCATCCTCAGGAGACACCTAATGGTGTGGGGTATTTTCGCACCCAA GTTTATGTTTTCTGCCTCGGGGTTCCTGGTGAGCTGCGTGTGTTTGCTGCTCGGCGTCTCGTTAGTGCTGAGAGTGGACGTGGCCGTCGGACGTTGGTTCGAGAGACTCGTCCCCGAAGGGTCCAGGTAG
- the stoml2 gene encoding stomatin-like protein 2, mitochondrial — protein MMIRTLFRTGGSLLQQSRQTVPRLCVSPVQQRWASSLPMNTVVLFVPQQEAWVVERMGRFHRILEPGLNFLIPILDRIRYVQSLKEIVIDVPEQSAVSLDNVTLQIDGVLYLRILDPFKASYGVEDPEYAVTQLAQTTMRSELGKLTLDKVFRERESLNSNIVHSINQASDEWGIRCLRYEIKDIHVPPRVKESMQMQVEAERKKRATVLESEGMRESAINVAEGQKQAQILASEGEKAEQINQAAGEAQAVLAKAEAKAKAIRLLSDALAEQNGNAAASLSVAEQYVLAFSKLAKESNTVLLPSNAGDISSMVTQAMAVYGTLAKATPKIPPAEVEESEDVLNQPESK, from the exons ATGATGATACGAACACTGTTTCGCACCGGCGGGTCTCTTCTCCAG CAAAGTCGACAAACAGTGCCAAGGTTGTGTGTGTCCCCAGTTCAGCAACGATGGGCGTCCAGTCTGCCGATGAACACGGTGGTTCTGTTTGTGCCCCAGCAGGAAGCATGGGTGGTGGAGAGAATGGGTCGTTTCCATCGCATCCTCGAACCG GGGTTAAATTTCCTCATACCTATACTTGACCGAATCCGCTATGTGCAAAGCCTCAAAGAGATTGTCATTGATGTCCCCGAGCAATCTGCAGTATCTTTAG ATAATGTAACGCTACAGATTGATGGAGTTCTGTATTTAAGGATCCTGGACCCTTTCAAA GCTAGTTATGGTGTTGAGGATCCTGAATATGCCGTCACGCAGCTGGCACAGACCACCATGCGTTCAGAATTGGGAAAACTCACACTGGACAAAGTGTTCAGG GAAAGAGAGTCCCTTAACTCCAACATTGTTCACTCCATCAACCAAGCCTCAGACGAGTGGGGAATCCGTTGCTTGCGGTATGAAATTAAAGATATTCACGTTCCACCTCGTGTGAAGGAATCGATGCAAATGCAG GTGGAGGCTGAACGCAAGAAGAGAGCCACAGTGCTGGAGTCCGAGGGAATGAGGGAATCGGCCATTAATGTTGCAGAAGGACAAAAACAAGCTCAAATTCTTGCATCGGAGGGTGAAAAGGCGGAACAGATCAACCAAGCGGCCG GTGAAGCCCAAGCAGTCTTAGCCAAAgctgaagccaaagccaaggctATCCGTCTTCTATCCGATGCCCTCGCTGAGCAG AACGGAAATGCGGCAGCCTCACTCAGCGTGGCCGAGCAGTACGTGTTGGCATTTTCCAAGCTCGCCAAAGAGTCCAACACTGTCCTTCTCCCGTCAAATGCAGGGGACATTAGCAGCATGGTTACGCAG GCCATGGCTGTTTATGGTACATTAGCAAAGGCAACGCCAAAGATCCCACCAGCAGAAGTGGAGGAGAGTGAAGATGTTTTGAATCAGCCGGAATCGAAATAG